In a genomic window of Bacilli bacterium PM5-9:
- a CDS encoding tRNA-2-methylthio-N6-dimethylallyladenosine synthase (product_source=KO:K06168; cath_funfam=3.80.30.20; cog=COG0621; ko=KO:K06168; pfam=PF00919,PF01938,PF04055; smart=SM00729; superfamily=102114,57959; tigrfam=TIGR01574), with protein sequence MIKNMPNLKKAQQRTKNKVDIVEDSLYIPAMVENIGVNKYYHIVTYGCQANERDTETINGILEVLGYKHTDDLDEASIILLNTCAIRENAEQKVFGKIGAIKNMKQEKPELIFGICGCMPQEEETVNEILKKYHHIDLVFGTHNINSLPTLLMEAMQEKETIVDVLSQEGAVFEDLPTRRDNKIKAWVNIMYGCDKFCTYCIVPYTRGKERSRDINHILKEIQELKDEGYQEITLLGQNVNAYGKDLTSEYDFATLLEKTALIGIPRIRFMTSHPWDFSDRMIDVIAKYDNIMPFIHLPVQSGNDDILKIMNRKYTVNDYINIYNKIKAKKENVSFSTDIIVGFPNETEEQFQDTLKIAEYCKFDNAFTFVFSARKGTPAAKMEDCIDIETKKERLQRLNQVVNKYMSMQNLRFEQKIVSVLVDGPSKKNSEILSGYTEHNKLVNFKGDKSLIGKIVDVRIVEAKTWSLQGELV encoded by the coding sequence ATGATAAAAAATATGCCTAACTTAAAAAAGGCACAACAAAGAACAAAAAATAAAGTCGATATTGTAGAGGATTCATTATATATTCCAGCAATGGTAGAGAATATTGGTGTTAATAAGTACTATCATATTGTAACTTATGGTTGCCAAGCTAATGAAAGAGATACTGAAACAATCAATGGAATTTTAGAAGTTTTAGGATATAAACATACTGATGATTTAGATGAGGCATCTATTATTTTATTAAATACTTGTGCTATTCGTGAAAATGCTGAGCAAAAAGTTTTCGGGAAAATTGGTGCAATAAAAAATATGAAACAAGAAAAACCAGAACTTATTTTTGGTATTTGTGGTTGTATGCCACAAGAAGAAGAAACAGTTAATGAAATATTAAAAAAATATCACCATATTGATTTAGTTTTTGGTACTCATAATATTAATAGTTTGCCAACTCTTTTAATGGAAGCAATGCAAGAAAAAGAAACAATTGTAGATGTTTTATCACAAGAGGGTGCTGTATTTGAAGATTTACCAACTAGAAGAGATAATAAAATAAAAGCATGGGTTAATATTATGTATGGTTGTGATAAGTTCTGTACTTATTGTATTGTACCTTATACTCGAGGAAAAGAAAGAAGTAGGGATATCAATCATATTTTAAAAGAAATTCAAGAATTGAAAGATGAAGGGTATCAAGAAATAACTTTACTTGGACAGAATGTTAATGCCTATGGAAAAGATTTAACAAGTGAATATGATTTTGCGACATTGTTAGAAAAGACTGCACTAATTGGTATTCCAAGAATAAGATTTATGACTTCGCATCCTTGGGATTTTAGTGATAGAATGATTGATGTGATTGCTAAATATGATAATATTATGCCATTTATTCATTTACCTGTTCAATCAGGAAATGATGATATTTTAAAAATAATGAATCGTAAATATACTGTAAATGATTACATTAATATCTATAATAAAATAAAAGCAAAAAAAGAGAATGTTAGTTTTTCAACTGATATAATAGTAGGGTTCCCAAATGAAACTGAAGAACAATTTCAAGATACATTAAAAATTGCAGAATATTGTAAATTTGATAATGCTTTTACGTTTGTTTTTTCAGCTAGAAAGGGTACACCTGCAGCTAAAATGGAAGATTGTATTGACATTGAAACAAAAAAAGAAAGATTGCAACGCTTAAATCAAGTGGTTAATAAGTATATGTCTATGCAAAACTTAAGATTTGAGCAAAAAATAGTTAGTGTTTTAGTTGATGGCCCTTCAAAGAAAAATAGTGAAATTTTGTCTGGGTATACTGAACACAATAAACTTGTTAATTTTAAAGGTGATAAATCATTAATTGGTAAAATTGTTGATGTTAGAATAGTTGAAGCAAAAACTTGGTCATTACAAGGAGAACTTGTTTAA
- a CDS encoding cell fate (sporulation/competence/biofilm development) regulator YlbF (YheA/YmcA/DUF963 family) (product_source=COG3679; cath_funfam=1.20.1500.10; cog=COG3679; pfam=PF06133; superfamily=158622): MNEIEIKAHKINDMIKKSEVYKEYNLLYNLVFEKYQFQENEIKQLQQDLVNLVYVDENKFDEKKEEYLYKKNDFYNDPLVKRFIESYDAMQNMILILKEIIESGI, from the coding sequence ATGAATGAGATTGAAATTAAAGCACATAAAATTAATGATATGATAAAAAAGTCTGAAGTATATAAAGAATATAATTTATTATATAATCTTGTTTTTGAAAAATATCAATTTCAAGAAAATGAAATAAAGCAATTACAACAAGATTTAGTTAATTTAGTTTATGTTGATGAAAATAAATTTGATGAAAAAAAAGAAGAATATTTGTATAAGAAAAATGATTTTTACAATGATCCATTAGTGAAAAGGTTCATTGAATCATATGATGCTATGCAAAATATGATATTAATTTTAAAAGAGATTATTGAATCTGGGATTTAG
- a CDS encoding Na+/H+ antiporter NhaD/arsenite permease-like protein (product_source=COG1055; cog=COG1055; pfam=PF03600; superfamily=103464; transmembrane_helix_parts=Inside_1_1,TMhelix_2_19,Outside_20_23,TMhelix_24_43,Inside_44_55,TMhelix_56_75,Outside_76_94,TMhelix_95_117,Inside_118_129,TMhelix_130_152,Outside_153_171,TMhelix_172_194,Inside_195_225,TMhelix_226_260,Outside_261_279,TMhelix_280_302,Inside_303_322,TMhelix_323_345,Outside_346_359,TMhelix_360_382,Inside_383_402,TMhelix_403_425,Outside_426_429) produces the protein MEIGITLLIFIVTYALIISEKVNRSVIAMVGGLLIVALKIMPWESAITNYIDWDTLFLLIGMMIIVSVAGESGMFEYFGIKVAKKCKGKPLRIALGLGILTAVASMFLNNVTTILLLAPVTISITRILKISSFPYFMIQVFLSNIGGTATIVGDPPNTMISQQVGIGFVDFAIIMIPLVLIVSVVVMGILTLFYKKQSYRFERKAKYVIMKLNEKDYIKDAKLMKISIVVLIALMICFVFGDYVGIEPALIAMLAAFGMLLVSSGNKDSLIEFAYESVDWVSIFFFMGLFMLTGALEEVGVIDIMAKGLLNLTQGDLGLTYSAILWVSAVFSGFIDNIPFVSTMIPVLKEVAPIFGENADLLWYSLAAGACFGGNLTILGASANVVAVGIAKKEGVNITYSKFIIRGAFVTLASILISYIYLYAVFIIL, from the coding sequence ATGGAAATAGGAATAACTTTACTAATTTTTATTGTTACATACGCATTAATAATTAGCGAAAAAGTAAATAGATCTGTAATTGCTATGGTAGGTGGACTATTAATAGTAGCACTTAAAATTATGCCATGGGAGAGTGCGATAACTAATTACATTGATTGGGATACATTATTTTTATTAATTGGAATGATGATTATTGTAAGTGTCGCTGGTGAAAGTGGAATGTTTGAGTATTTTGGAATAAAGGTTGCTAAAAAATGTAAAGGTAAACCATTAAGAATAGCACTAGGACTTGGAATTTTAACAGCAGTTGCTAGTATGTTTTTAAATAACGTAACAACAATTTTATTACTAGCTCCAGTTACAATTTCAATTACAAGAATTTTGAAAATATCATCATTTCCCTATTTTATGATTCAAGTTTTCTTATCAAATATCGGTGGTACAGCAACCATTGTTGGTGATCCACCAAATACAATGATTTCACAACAAGTAGGAATTGGATTTGTTGATTTTGCTATTATAATGATACCACTTGTATTAATTGTTAGTGTTGTTGTAATGGGGATTTTAACTTTATTTTATAAAAAACAATCATATCGTTTTGAAAGAAAAGCAAAATATGTGATTATGAAATTAAATGAAAAAGATTATATTAAAGATGCAAAATTAATGAAGATTTCAATAGTTGTTTTAATCGCTTTGATGATTTGTTTTGTCTTTGGTGATTATGTAGGTATAGAACCTGCTTTAATAGCAATGTTAGCTGCATTTGGAATGTTATTAGTTTCTAGTGGTAATAAAGATTCATTAATTGAATTTGCATATGAAAGTGTTGATTGGGTTTCAATTTTCTTCTTTATGGGATTATTTATGTTGACAGGTGCTTTAGAAGAAGTTGGTGTAATTGATATAATGGCTAAAGGATTACTTAATTTAACTCAAGGGGATTTAGGATTAACATATTCTGCTATACTTTGGGTTTCAGCAGTGTTTAGTGGTTTTATTGATAATATCCCATTTGTTTCAACAATGATTCCAGTATTAAAAGAAGTAGCTCCTATTTTTGGTGAAAATGCTGATTTATTGTGGTATAGTTTAGCAGCTGGAGCTTGTTTTGGTGGAAACTTAACAATCTTAGGTGCTAGTGCCAATGTTGTAGCAGTAGGTATTGCCAAAAAAGAAGGAGTAAATATTACATATTCTAAGTTCATTATTAGAGGAGCATTT